One part of the Thiomicrospira cyclica ALM1 genome encodes these proteins:
- a CDS encoding carboxysome peptide A, producing MKIYQVDRAIVSTNRIASMDHKPLLLVRERADGTPMVAVDAVGCKPGDWVLCVGSSAARDATGTKAYPSDLTIVGIIDNWEG from the coding sequence ATGAAGATATACCAAGTAGATAGAGCCATAGTGTCAACCAATCGAATTGCGAGCATGGATCATAAACCATTGCTTTTAGTGAGAGAAAGGGCTGATGGAACACCGATGGTTGCAGTCGATGCTGTTGGATGTAAGCCTGGTGACTGGGTGCTTTGTGTGGGCAGCTCTGCTGCACGTGACGCAACAGGTACAAAAGCCTACCCTAGTGACCTTACTATAGTTGGTATTATAGATAATTGGGAAGGTTGA
- a CDS encoding carboxysome peptide B — protein sequence MEIHQVTHQLILTSRLEDLGHLPVKVLKSVSGGTAVALDPIGCKVGEWVFTIANSAARTASGDDRFLTDLTISGIIDNWPLDVDKD from the coding sequence ATGGAAATCCATCAAGTAACACATCAGCTAATACTTACAAGTCGATTAGAAGACCTTGGTCATCTACCGGTTAAGGTATTAAAAAGTGTCTCAGGAGGCACAGCTGTAGCTCTAGACCCGATTGGGTGCAAGGTTGGTGAATGGGTTTTTACCATCGCAAACTCAGCTGCAAGAACGGCATCAGGTGATGACCGTTTTTTAACAGATTTAACGATTAGTGGCATTATTGATAATTGGCCACTGGACGTTGATAAGGATTAA